From Sphaerodactylus townsendi isolate TG3544 unplaced genomic scaffold, MPM_Stown_v2.3 scaffold_152, whole genome shotgun sequence, a single genomic window includes:
- the LOC125424930 gene encoding uncharacterized protein LOC125424930 isoform X1, with protein sequence MENMPVCEKPMADTIEADGVAAEEEIYEAAQPNDTAAVPDPEEESVYMEMAQLQARHGRPRGRLQTPCIGPLLKKEGISWRTLATIVYAAVGNLNPNCCSYCFHIVYHKEFRDDESDDDDDDDKADSGHGLEHETSAEEGVRPLTPPLTPTPPEVQCEPLRGDAAEYLCVEELFPDIWNEPVDLALLARQVPGELDPECCYRCGMVHMFKNTSPV encoded by the exons ATGGAAAACATGCCAGTGTGTGAAAAACCAATGGCTGATACAATTGAAGCGGATGGGGTGGCCGCTGAAGAAGAAATTTACGAAGCTGCCCAACCTAATGACACAGCAGCTGTGCCAGACCCTGAAGAAGAATCCGTGTACATGGAGATGGCCCAGCTCCAAGCACGGCATGGCCGACCGCGCGGAAGACTGCAGACCCCGTGTATTGGACCCTTGCTAAAGAAG gaGGGTATCTCATGGCGGACACTTGCCACAATAGTGTATGCAGCGGTTGGAAACTTGAATCCAAACTGCTGTTCCTATTGCTTCCATATTGTATATCATAAGGAATTCAGGGACGATGAAagtgatgacgatgatgatgatgacaaggCTGATTCTGGTCATGGCTTGGAGCATGAGACTTCTGCAGAAGAAGGAGTTAGGCCATTAACACCTCCACTGACGCCAACACCCCCAGAAGTGCAGTGTGAGCCCTTGCGGGGTGATGCAGCAGAATATCTTTGTGTGGAGGAGTTATTTCCCGAT aTCTGGAATGAGCCCGTGGACCTAGCATTACTGGCCAGGCAAGTTCCAGGAGAATTGGACCCTGAGTGTTGTTACCGGTGTGGAATGGTTCATATGTTCAAAAACACGAGCCCTGTGTGA
- the LOC125424930 gene encoding uncharacterized protein LOC125424930 isoform X2, producing the protein MENMPVCEKPMADTIEADGVAAEEEIYEAAQPNDTAAVPDPEEESVYMEMAQLQARHGRPRGRLQTPCIGPLLKKEGISWRTLATIVYAAVGNLNPNCCSYCFHIVYHKEFRDDESDDDDDDDKADSGHGLEHETSAEEGVRPLTPPLTPTPPEVQYLE; encoded by the exons ATGGAAAACATGCCAGTGTGTGAAAAACCAATGGCTGATACAATTGAAGCGGATGGGGTGGCCGCTGAAGAAGAAATTTACGAAGCTGCCCAACCTAATGACACAGCAGCTGTGCCAGACCCTGAAGAAGAATCCGTGTACATGGAGATGGCCCAGCTCCAAGCACGGCATGGCCGACCGCGCGGAAGACTGCAGACCCCGTGTATTGGACCCTTGCTAAAGAAG gaGGGTATCTCATGGCGGACACTTGCCACAATAGTGTATGCAGCGGTTGGAAACTTGAATCCAAACTGCTGTTCCTATTGCTTCCATATTGTATATCATAAGGAATTCAGGGACGATGAAagtgatgacgatgatgatgatgacaaggCTGATTCTGGTCATGGCTTGGAGCATGAGACTTCTGCAGAAGAAGGAGTTAGGCCATTAACACCTCCACTGACGCCAACACCCCCAGAAGTGCAGT aTCTGGAATGA